The window CACCACATCCTTCGCGTCGCGGCGGCGGATCTTCTTGCCGAACAGGAATGTCGACGCGCAGTAGTTGCAGTCGAACGGGCAGCCGCGCGTCGTGATGACGGGCGCGACCGGAAGCTGCCGCACGAAAAGCTGATGCGGCACCGGCGGGTATTTTTGCGGCTCGATGAGATCCCACGCCGGCCACGCGAACGAATCCAGATCCTCGTTGATCGGCGGCACGCCCGTACTGACGCAATGCCCGTTAGGGCGAAACGTCACGCCTTGCACCTCGGCCGGATCGCGGCCGGCCTCCAGCGCGTCGAGAAGGCGCACCATCGACTCCTCGGCCTCGCGCACAAGGACGTAGTGCCCGCCGAAATCCGCGAGCGCCTCCTCCGGATAGACCGACACATGCGGTCCGCCCAGAAGCACCGTCGGCTTGTAGGGCAGCTTCCGGATCAACGCCGCGATCTTGCGCGCGTTTGCGTAGTTCGGCGTGGAGATCGAAAGGCCGATATATTTCGGCCGCTCCTCGGCAAGAATCCGGAACACGTCCTTGAGACGAAGATGGCGCCGGGCCAGATCGAACAGACGCACGCCGTATCCCGCGCGCCGCGCCGCGGAGGCGAGGTAGCCGATGCCAAGCGAGGGCATCACCGTTACCGCGTTTGTCGGCGGATAGATGAGCGCGATGGCGGGCGCGTCGTTTTTCATGACGTCAACTCGCCCCGCGCGCGCCGGGCCGTGAATTCGCGCCGTTCGCCAAAGCGCAGGCGGCAGCGGACAATCTCGAATATCGCCTCGAAAAAATCGCGCGCCTTGATCTTCTTGCCGTCGCGCCGGCCGCGCGGAAGGTAGCGGATCGGCCGCTCCACGATGGTCACCCCGCGGGCGAGCAGGCGGCAGGTGACCTCGGGGCAGAACTCGAAACGCACGCAGCGCAAATCCAGCGAACGAAGAATGTCCGTGCGAAACGCCTTGTAGCAGGTGCACACATCCGTGATCGGAAAGCCGTAGAGCGCGAACACGGCGACGTTTTCGATCGCGAGCGCCAGGTCGAAAATCGCGCGTTCGGGGTAGGGGCCGCTTGGTCCCATCTTGCGCGATCCGTAAACAACGTCCGCCTCGCCGGCGGCAAGCGGCGCGAGAAGCTCCCGCCAGTCCTCGGGAAAATATTCGAGGTCCGCGTCCTGCACGATAACGAAATCGCCCTTCGCGCGGCGCAACCCCTCGCGGATCGCGAAACCCTTGCCGTGATTTTTCGCGAGCGAAACGATCGCGATCGCAACCTCCGGATGCGCCGCCGCGAACGCGCGCGCCTCGTCCGCGCTGCCGTCGGTCGAGCCGTCGTCGACAAAGACGATTTCCTGCGTCAGGCCGATCGCGGAAAGGTCGACGCGCGCCACGCGGTCGAGGATGACGGCGACCGTTTTTCGCTCGTTGTAGCAAGGGACAAGGACGCTTAACCGCATTCCGCGAAATCTAGCATCCGGGGCTGTTCGTGTCACGGATGCGTTCGGCGTTTCGGCTGTGATCCGCGTGACGTTCGCGGGCGATTCGTGGCCCTCGGATTCGTGGCCTCGGG of the bacterium genome contains:
- a CDS encoding glycosyltransferase family 2 protein; protein product: MRLSVLVPCYNERKTVAVILDRVARVDLSAIGLTQEIVFVDDGSTDGSADEARAFAAAHPEVAIAIVSLAKNHGKGFAIREGLRRAKGDFVIVQDADLEYFPEDWRELLAPLAAGEADVVYGSRKMGPSGPYPERAIFDLALAIENVAVFALYGFPITDVCTCYKAFRTDILRSLDLRCVRFEFCPEVTCRLLARGVTIVERPIRYLPRGRRDGKKIKARDFFEAIFEIVRCRLRFGERREFTARRARGELTS